In Nicotiana tabacum cultivar K326 chromosome 21, ASM71507v2, whole genome shotgun sequence, one DNA window encodes the following:
- the LOC107803687 gene encoding uncharacterized protein LOC107803687 — protein sequence MVEYDEEENPFVDIDEYIEDTNAIVPPRVEASTFKVEHGLILMLKAEGFYRNSTDDDPTQHLRNFLGVCAMHKHSNVSDDALRLRLFKYSLVGEVRKWIQNLPPHSIHSWPELVRAFLAKWFPQSKKSELRDKIFFFKQLPGEHLHEAWDRFKLYLVMSPNHDFLDKILLEKFYMGLDPLNQSIEKNATDGSFMDKTFTRITQILDKMAEHNQAWHSEDTTGGIAYGTPSLTNMIKENQERDQVIAGLATNINVLTKMCTENQTKKVNVVEDVQALSNEDCEEVKYVHNSQGGYRQQNQQRPNPQGQGHQQRRNDQGGSSQAPKGVKVQEENHEKVKEKVKEAPKSLAQIPRPSPPFPQRLARRVEDRKFEKFYDILKQLSVNIPFVEAFQEMSGFAKYLKDLINKKRTTKNEVVNVTHGVSSIIATTTVEKKENPGAFTIPCTIGLRDFARALFDNGALTLCLLPFTSKQG from the exons ATGGTAGAGTATGATGAAGAAGAGAATCCTTTTGTGGATATAGATGAGTACATCGAGGACACAAATGCCATTGTCCCTCCTCGAGTTGAGGCTTCTACCTTCAAGGTGGAACATGGTTTGATCCTAATGCTTAAAGCAGAGGGGTTTTATAGGAATTCTACCGATGATGATCCAACACAACATCTTAGAAACTTCTTGGGTGTGTGTGCGATGCACAAACATAGCAACGTGTCAGATGATGCCCTAAGACTGAGGTTATTCAAGTACTCACTAGTTGGAGAGGTAAGGAAATGGATCCAAAATCTACCACCTCACTCCATTCACTCTTGGCCTGAACTAGTTCGTGCTTTCCTAGCCAAATGGTTCCCACAAAGCAAGAAATCCGAGCTCAGGGataaaattttcttcttcaagcaacTACCGGGAGAACACCTACATGAGGCATGGGATCGGTTCAAGCTATACCTAGTGATGTCGCCTAATCATGATTTTCTGGACAAAATCTTGTTAGAAAAGTTTTACATGGGTTTGGATCCATTGAACCAATCCATAGAAAAGAATGCGACGGATGGATCTTTTATGGACAAAACATTCACAAGGATCACACAAATTCTCGACAAGATGGCAGAACACAATCAAGCTTGGCACTCGGAAGATACCACGGGTGGAATTGCATACGGTACTCCCTCTTTGACCAACATGATTAAGGAGAACCAAGAGAGAGATCAAGTAATTGCCGGTCTTGCTACAAACATTAATGTGTTAACCAAGATGTGCACTGAAAACCAAACTAAAAAGGTAAATGTTGTGGAAGATGTGCAAGCCTTGTCAAACGAAGATTGCGAGGAGGTAAAGTATGTCCATAATTCTCAAGGTGGTTATCGCCAACAAAATCAACAGAGGCCTAACCCACAAGGGCAAGGCCATCAACAGCGGCGCAATGATCAAGGTGGATCAAGTCAAG CTCCCAAAGGAGTAAAAGTCCAAGAAGAAAATCATGAAAAGGTAAAGGAAAAGGTGAAAGAGGCACCAAAATCTCTAGCACAAATTCCTAGACCTTCCCCTCCGTTCCCTCAAAGACTTGCTAGGAGGGTTGAAGATAGAAAATTCGAGAAATTTTATGACATTCTCAAGCAATTGTCGGTGAACATACCATTTGTGGAAGCCTTTcaagagatgtcgggttttgctaaATACTTGAAGGACTtgataaacaagaaaagaaccaccaagaatgaagtggtgaatgtgactcaTGGGGTTAGCTCCATTATTGCAACAACCACcgttgaaaagaaagaaaacccgGGAGCATTCaccattccatgcactattggctTGCGAGATTTTGCAAGGGCTCTTTTTGACAATGGGGCATTAACTTTATGCCTCTTGCCATTTACAAGCAAGCAGGGTTAA